A portion of the Sulfurospirillum diekertiae genome contains these proteins:
- a CDS encoding Fur family transcriptional regulator, whose protein sequence is MSEQIKTLFQEHDIKFTAARSSILEVLKETHHPMNYEQIKEKMNITMDKATFYRNIAKFEELGMVHKFEADDRKWYFELSSTTHAHFICEHCHQITCMNVDLGNVEGDVKSIVLKGTCKECRT, encoded by the coding sequence ATGAGTGAACAAATTAAAACATTGTTTCAAGAACACGACATCAAATTTACAGCCGCACGCTCCTCAATTTTAGAGGTGCTCAAAGAGACACATCATCCTATGAATTATGAGCAAATTAAAGAGAAGATGAATATTACAATGGATAAAGCGACGTTTTATCGCAATATCGCCAAGTTCGAAGAATTGGGAATGGTGCATAAATTTGAGGCCGATGATCGTAAGTGGTATTTTGAACTTTCCAGCACTACTCACGCCCATTTTATTTGTGAGCATTGTCATCAAATAACTTGTATGAATGTTGATCTTGGTAACGTGGAAGGTGATGTAAAAAGTATTGTACTTAAAGGTACATGTAAGGAGTGTCGCACATGA
- the nfo gene encoding deoxyribonuclease IV — MKFVGAHVSASGGVFNAPINATKIGAKAFALFTKNQRQWEGKPLTQDEIDRFKVELEKAQILPKHVLPHDSYLINLGHPEYEAREKSLSAFLDEVKRCEALGLDKLNFHPGSHLKQIDEEACLELICASMNEVLRQTEGVTLVVENTAGQGSNMGYKMEHLGYLMDNSIDKERVGVCIDTCHLFTSGYDIRSEEAYRQTMEKFATIVGFKYLKGMHLNDSKPDLGARVDRHDSIGKGKLGIEPFRFIMNDERLNDIPLVLETIDDSIWAEEIALLYSLVN; from the coding sequence ATGAAATTTGTTGGAGCGCATGTCAGTGCCAGTGGCGGAGTTTTTAATGCTCCTATTAATGCTACAAAAATTGGAGCAAAAGCCTTTGCTCTCTTTACTAAAAATCAACGTCAATGGGAAGGTAAACCTTTAACCCAAGATGAGATTGATCGTTTTAAAGTCGAATTAGAAAAAGCGCAGATTCTACCCAAACATGTTCTACCTCATGATAGCTATTTGATTAATCTTGGCCATCCTGAGTATGAAGCACGTGAAAAATCGCTGAGTGCTTTTTTAGATGAGGTGAAACGCTGCGAAGCTTTAGGACTTGATAAACTCAATTTTCATCCAGGGAGTCATCTTAAACAGATAGATGAAGAGGCATGTTTGGAGCTCATTTGTGCATCCATGAACGAAGTGTTACGTCAAACTGAGGGCGTGACATTAGTCGTGGAGAACACAGCAGGTCAAGGAAGCAATATGGGTTACAAAATGGAACACTTAGGCTATCTTATGGATAACTCTATCGATAAAGAGCGTGTCGGGGTTTGCATCGATACCTGCCATCTGTTTACCTCAGGTTACGATATTAGAAGTGAAGAAGCGTATAGGCAAACGATGGAAAAATTTGCTACAATCGTCGGATTTAAGTATCTTAAAGGGATGCATTTAAACGATTCTAAGCCCGATTTGGGCGCTCGAGTTGATAGACATGATTCTATTGGCAAGGGAAAACTTGGGATCGAGCCGTTCAGGTTTATTATGAATGATGAACGCCTTAATGACATTCCTTTGGTCCTTGAAACAATCGATGATTCCATATGGGCAGAAGAAATCGCACTGCTTTATAGTCTTGTCAACTAA
- a CDS encoding DMT family transporter — MISNKFKELGADFLLLMVAVAWGSTFFVVQAAVNETPVYTFLFWRFSLAGLLMAFISFKQIRYLNFKVLKAGALLGLFMFLGYAFQTFALTYTYSSTVGFITGLSVIVVPFVTYLIFKQKASMFSTLGAIIASAGLYFLTLNNELGLSLGEFYAFVCAMMFALHIVFTGHLSRRHNIYLLVTIQFLTVGICSFIGGFIMEGSIIPPNTNRLFVDAIAITVIFATIFAFWVQTAMQRFTTAAKTAIIFTMEPVSAGIFGYLFANELLTFPQICGAVMILGGMLTAELGSYYMEQYRRRNNAI; from the coding sequence GTGATAAGCAATAAATTTAAAGAGTTGGGCGCAGATTTTTTACTATTAATGGTTGCGGTGGCATGGGGAAGTACATTTTTTGTAGTACAAGCAGCGGTGAATGAAACACCTGTTTATACATTTTTGTTTTGGCGATTCTCTTTAGCAGGTCTTTTAATGGCATTTATTTCATTTAAACAAATTCGTTATCTAAATTTTAAAGTTTTAAAAGCAGGTGCTCTTTTAGGGCTTTTTATGTTTTTAGGTTATGCTTTTCAAACTTTTGCGCTTACGTATACTTACTCTTCAACAGTAGGTTTTATCACAGGGCTCAGCGTTATTGTCGTTCCTTTTGTGACATATCTTATTTTTAAACAAAAGGCTTCAATGTTCTCAACATTAGGAGCCATTATAGCTTCAGCGGGACTTTACTTTTTGACACTCAATAATGAATTAGGTTTATCTTTGGGTGAATTTTATGCTTTTGTTTGTGCAATGATGTTTGCATTGCATATTGTTTTTACGGGTCACCTCTCACGTCGACATAATATATACCTTTTAGTGACGATTCAGTTTTTAACAGTTGGTATTTGCTCTTTTATTGGAGGTTTTATAATGGAAGGTTCAATCATACCTCCTAATACTAATAGGTTATTTGTAGATGCCATAGCCATTACAGTTATTTTTGCAACAATTTTTGCCTTTTGGGTGCAAACAGCGATGCAACGTTTTACAACGGCAGCAAAAACTGCGATTATTTTTACGATGGAACCTGTAAGTGCAGGTATTTTTGGTTATTTATTTGCAAATGAACTTTTAACATTTCCACAAATATGTGGTGCTGTGATGATTCTAGGTGGTATGCTTACGGCAGAACTTGGCTCATACTATATGGAGCAGTATCGTAGAAGGAATAATGCTATTTAG
- a CDS encoding c-type cytochrome, giving the protein MAQNIKNSLLSLLLLSSFLSAQNNGETLFKQCAGCHGADGRNKAFGKSGIIAGQSVAELMESLKFYKESEFKTHSTTLVMSKQVKNMNMEDLNEVANYVSKLQK; this is encoded by the coding sequence ATGGCGCAAAACATTAAAAATTCCCTTCTTTCTCTTCTTCTTCTCTCTTCTTTTTTATCTGCGCAAAATAATGGCGAAACCCTTTTTAAGCAGTGTGCAGGTTGTCATGGTGCCGATGGTCGCAATAAAGCCTTTGGTAAAAGTGGCATCATTGCGGGACAGAGTGTAGCAGAGCTGATGGAAAGCCTAAAATTTTACAAAGAGAGTGAGTTCAAAACCCACAGTACCACATTAGTCATGTCTAAACAAGTCAAGAATATGAATATGGAAGATTTAAATGAAGTAGCAAACTACGTCTCAAAATTACAAAAATAG